The nucleotide sequence GCGACAATCGGGTCATTGAATTTGTGCGATCTGGTTCGTCGCGAAAACCAGTCCTTTGATTTGCCCGGCCGTCCCGGTTTCGCGTTTCCACGTGCCGATCGATCCGATTTTGTGGTCGGTTGCGAACGCAGCCTGGGCTTCTTTGATCCGGCCACCGGGCAATGGGACGTTATGGTTGACGGGATCGATTCGGACGTCGACAACACGATCATCAATGACGGCTTGGTGGTCGACGACAACCTGATCTTTGGCACCAAGGATTTGGAATTCGCCAATCGCAAAGCCGGTTTGTACTTGTACCGTGGTCGTGACGGCCAATTGGTCCGTCTGCGTGACGACCAAGTCTGCAGCAACGGCAAAGCGGTGTATGCCGGTCAAGACGGATCGTTGCGTTTGATCGATATCGATTCGCCCACGCGTCAAATCGTCGGCTATCCGATCGATATCGACACCGCGATCTTGGGCGACCCAGAAGTCTTGGTGGATTTGAATGATGACCCCGCGGTACCCGATGGTGCGGTGCTGACGCCCGGCGCAAGCGGCATCATTGTTTCGATGTACTTGCCCAAGGCGGCGGAGTACGGCGAGACACGCTGGTACGACTTGGAATCCGGTGCGCTGCGTGGAGTCTGGCGAACGCCGCAAGCGCCTCAAAATACTTGCCCTGCCCTGGTGCCCATGGAAGGCGACGTGATGCTGGTCATCACAACCGCGGTGGAAAACATGAGTCCGGAAGACTTCGCCGCCTGTCCCAATTCCGGCCTGTTGTTCGTCGCACCGACTCCCTTCAAAGCCTCCGATTACCGACTGCCGCCACGCTTCCAAGGCTAGGCACTGTTTATCAATTCAACACGAAGGCCAATGAAGACGGTAACCCGACGCGTCAGCGAGGGATTCTTGATGAATGAATAACTTCGGCCCCTCGCTGACGCTTCGGGTTACCAATTGATAAACAGTGCCTAGCCCCCAAAGTCACCTTTCGCTCCACGAAAGTAGCGTCCGGCCCTGCGTGCAACACCATCCGATCCGCCACCTCCGCCCCCTTCCAGGCTCCTGCCATTGCGAATCAGCGGCTTCGCCATTTTGCCGCTTCGCCTTTCATCGGACTCCGGATCATTTAACCGGCCCAATCTTTGTGGACTTTGTCGCAATGAACGTTGGAATGAAATCGGAAAGGGGCCAATCTGACCAGCCGTCTTCGAACAGTCCCGTGATGGCTAAGCCGGCGTCGGCCTGACCGCCAAGTTGGTCGGCCAGGGTGTGTCCAAAGCAAAAGGGTTCTTGCTGGTCAATCAAGGCCTTTCTTTGCTGTGAAGTCAGGCCAGTCAAATCAGAATAGGGGATCTTGTGACAGACTTTGAATTCGCCCTTTTCCATCAATTCATCATCAAATAGATAAACAATGGGATTGACGATTCCGGAGAGCAAATTGGCTCCAACTTTCATGACTCTCGCCGCCTCTTTCCAAACCGGCAGTACGTCAGAAACAAAGGTGTTGGAACATGGGTGAAAGATGAGGTCAAAGGACTCGTCGTCAAAAACAGAAAGGTCGGCCATGTCGCCATGGATCAGGCGAAGCGACAGGCCTTCACGATCGGCCACGAGTCGGTCCTGTGCCAATTGCCCGGGCGAATTGTCAAGCACCGTCACCCTGCCCCCAGCCGCCGCGAGAATCGGGGCCTGTTGGCCGCCACTACCGGCCAGGCATAGAACCTCGATAGGATTGGCACGGAAATCAGGGAACCATTCGCGAGGAACCGGTTTTTCCGGTGTCAGAACGACCTGCCAGTCATCGTTACGCGCACGTCGAATCTCCTCGGGTGAAACCGCAGTCGTCCAACGGTTTTTCTTGCGAACCTGATGGTCCCAGGCCAGGCGGTTGTAGGCAAGAATATCGTCCGCTGGATCAGGGGGCCGGTTCATCGGTTGCAGAGTCCGAGTTCAATCAAATTTTCGGAAACAGCCCCGGTATAAAACAGGGGCCGGTCGCCGCGCGTGGGCGTTGATCAGTTCGTGCCATCGATTTCGCAGGATGGTCGCCCGTTCCATCCCAAGGGTTGCCGTTCACTCAGGCACTGCTGCGATGGAACTTGGTCCATCCGGGCCTTTTGCACTACTTCGTCGGCGGTTGCAAGTTGACGGATTCGGCCAGGGCTGCGATGTCCGATGCGGCGACCATCGCATTTTGATTTTGAGGAAAACACTCGGCGCCGATGTAGCCCTTGTATCCCAGGTCTCGCAACCGATTCAGGACGCGCCCATAAGCAACCTCACCCGTGCCCGGTTGAAAGCGATCCGGGGAATCTGCCAATTGCACATACCCAACCTGATGGATCCCATCTTCCAAATGGGTGATCAGGTTGCCATCGGTGCGTTGCATGTGAAAAAAGTCCCAATTGATTTTCAAATTCGGAGAATCGACGGCCCTGCAAATGGAAAGCGCCGGCTCCACGCCGTAAATGAAATGGCCGGGATGATCGAACGGATTGTAAGGCTCAATCGTTGCGATTTTGCCAGCCGCTTCCAACTTTCCCAAGGCCGCTTCAACTGCCCGCGTGTAGGTGCCCAACATTTCCTGAACACTCTGGCCCTCGACGATTTTGTGTCCAGTCAGATTGAAATTGTGAACATCGAACAAGTCCGCCAGTTCAACCGCGAGATCGATCCAGTCAATGAAGGCATTTAGATTGTTGGTATCGGCAAGCGACGGCGCACCGGGTGAGATGCTGGTGACCTTCATCCCCTCGCCACGCGCACGCTCGGCAATTTTCTTTGCCGATACCAAGCCGCCGCCAAGCTTCTTTTTCTGGGGATTCCAAATTTCAATCGCGTCAAAGCCGACTTCTTTCGCCGCCGTGATGCGGTCGAGAAAGTCAAGATCTTTGAACCACATCTCGATGTTGCAGGAGAACGAGGCGAGCCATCTCCGCCGATCTTCCAGTGTCATGTCCATCGACCTGCTTGACGCAGTCGAGTGGTCGGGCCCGGTTGCCCCACAGAGTGCCACGCCAACAGATGCGACGGCTGTTGATGCAAGAAGATGTCGTCGTTTTATCGTCATGTCATGCACCTGTCGTGTTTGCCTCAAATCATCGATTGCCGTTTTCCCCACGCGCGATGCCGGGGTGGGGCGTGGGGCCTGCATCCAGAAAGCTTACCTTTGGCCAAGTTCGGTTCCCACCGGACGCCCGCTGGCGATCACCCAAAGTCGCCTTTCGCTCCGCGAAAGAAGCGTCCTCTCTCTGACGCAGGGTTTCGTCGCGGCCCAATGCCTATCATCGGCCGATCGCGAAGCGTGTTTCTTTACACATCCTTGAAAGGTATCCGGGCGACACTCATGTTTTGAAAGCTGCTACCCGTCACGGCTTGTCATGAAATCATGGATTGCTTTGATCGACTCTTCCAAGCTCTGTGAAGGTGGAAACAACAACAAATTTGGCGAACAGGGACATGCCCACAAACCAGAAACGAACCCGAGTTTCAAAAATGCTTGTTCGGTAAATCCCGCTTGGCAATCCGGACAAAGGGAATCATACGGCAATGGGGCGTTCAATTCGGCCAGCCTTTGTTCCGCTTCCACTGCGGTGTCAAACATTTCGCTTCGAAACGGCCACACACCCATCTCGTCTTTGATTCCGATAAAGCATCCACCGCTTGGAGACGAGAAGATCTCGAGCGTCGGCCCTTCATCCGGCTTTCCGTCTTGGCTGTCGAAGTTCATCAAGAGCCCCCGTCACAAATATTGCTCGGCTGGAACACTCGCCGTTCCTAACAACCGTCGGGGAAGGTGATCTTGCGTCTCGGCTTTGACCAAGTCGATTTGTAGCGACTAGCGTTCAGGTAAACGGCAAATTGCATTTTACCTATTCATGCCGATGAGATGGGGGGGGCAAGGTTCTGGATCCAGCAGAGATCAAAGACTGCGTCCAGCGCGGTTCAATAGCACGACATGCAGTGCCGTCTCGCCTTTTTACGACCGGCATGCAATGAATCCGCGAAATGTCATGCCACTGGCCTGACGCCCCCGACCGACCTCGCGCCATTCTTTCAAGCGACCGAGTGTCGAAACGCAACCACCCATTGCACCCGAGAAAACCAAAGTCGCCTTTCGCTCCGCGAAAGTAGCGTCCCCCTCCCACCGTCAAACGTCGGGCACGCGCAAGTCAGTCCGCGTTGCAAAAAGACCTCCGTCCCCTTAAAGGCCGCCTGAGATGGGGGGGGCAAGGTTCTGGATCCAGCAGAGATCAAAGACTGCGTCCAGCGCGGTTCAATAGCACGACATGCAGTGCCGTCTCGCCTTTTTACGACCGGCATGCAATGAATCCGCGAAATGTCATGCCACTGGCCTGACGCCCCCGACCGACCTCGCGCCATTCTTTCAAGCGACCGAGTGTCGAAACGCAACCACCCATTGCACCCGAGAAAACCAAAGTCGCCTTTCGCTCCGCGAAAGTAGCGTCCCCCTCCCACCGTCAAACGTCGGGCACGCGCAAGTCAGTCCGCGTTGCAAAAAGACCTCCGTCCCCTTAAAGGCCGCCCAAGTCGCCTTTCGCTCCGCGGAAGTAGCGTTCCCCCCCCATGATCAAACGTCGGGCACGCACGTGCCATCGCCGACGATGGCAAGAGCAAGTCAGTCCTCGTTGAAAAAAGACCCCCGTCCCCTTAATGGCCGCCGGCTGTCTTAGGGTCAGATCGTGTGGATCGGGCGGTCGTCGACGGCCAGGGCGGCTTCGTGGACGATTTCGGACATCGTCGGGTGGGCGTGGCAGGTCCGTGCGATGTCTTCGCTGCTGGCGCCGAACTCCATCGCGGCGGCGACTTCGGCGATCATGTCACCGGCGCGGGCACCGATGATGTGGGCACCCAGTACGCGATCGGTCGCCGCGTCGGCCAAGATTTTTACGCGGCCTTCGGCTTCGCCCAATGTGCGTGCCCGACCGTTGGCTCCATAAGGGCAAACCCCCTTCTTGTACTCGATACCCTCGTCTTTCAACTGGTCTTCCGTTTTGCCGACCGTCGCGATTTCTGGGTGGGTGTAAACGATCGCGGGGATCACGTCATAGTTCATATGGCTCTTGATGCCCGCCATGCGTTCGACGCACACGACGGCTTCTTCCATTGCCTTGTGTGCCAACATCGCGCCTCCGATGCAATCGCCTGTCGCGTAGATGCCTTCGACGGACGTTTCGTAGTTTTCATCGACGCTAAGGAAGCCGCGGTTGTCGGTTTCCAGACCGGCCGATTCCAGTCCCAGATCATCGGTCGCCGGCGCACGTCCGGTGGCCAATAGCACGCGATCACATTCGATCGAATCGCCGTCTTTGATCGTCACGACGCACCGATCCCCGTCGACTTTGGCCGATTCGACGAAGGTCTTGGTGCGGAAATCCAGGCCTTGTTTTTTGAACGCGCGATGGGCCAATTGGGCGAGTTCACTGTCCAGTCCCGCTAGGATGCGGTCCATCGCTTCCAGCACGATGACTTCGCTGCCCAAACGGTTCCAGACGCTGCCCAGTTCCAGGCCGATGTAGCCGCCGCCGATGACCACCAGACGTTTGGGGACGCTGGGGAACGACAGCGCAGTGGTGCTGTTTCCGATGCGGTCGCCGTCTTCTTCGACACTGCGCAGCTTTGCCGGAACACTGCCGGGGCACAACAGGATCTGGTCGGCTTCGATCAGCGTCGGTTCGCCGTCGCCGGTGGGCGTGACCTGGACCGAATTGACGTCACGCAGGCGTCCACGGCCCTGGTACGGCGTGACCCCTTGGTTTTTGAACAGCATGTTGATGCCGCCGGTCAACGTGTCGACGATCTTCCGCTTGCGAGCCATCATCGCGTCCAGGTCCAGCGTCACGTCGCCGACCTTCACGCCATGCTGTTCCAGGTGGTGCAGCGATTGTTCGTACAAGTGCGACGATTCCAGCAGGGCTTTGCTGGGGATACAGCCGACGCGGACGCAGGTGCCGCCGAAGCGATCATTTTCGTCGATACACGCGACGTCGATGCCAAGCTGAGCCGCTCGGATGGCTGCCACGTATCCTGCCGGCCCGCCGCCGACGACGACCAATTCGTGTCGCGCTTTGTTCATGTCTGCTTAGTATTTCGCTGGTTTCCAAGAGAACTGGGCAGCCCGTAAAGTCCGCAGGGCAGCCAATGAAGTATGCAGGCTTTGGGCCGCAGTGACGAGGGGGAACAACGGTCGGATTCTTTGAGGTCCGTGCGTTTCGGGAGATCTTTCAAGGTGCCAAAAGTTCATCTTACTTTCTCCTGGGGCCCAGAAGCTGACCCGCGACTCATCCATCCAATCGACGAAGCTTTCTGCAGGCTGCCGCCGGAGCCGCCGACTAACCGGGGACCGGCCTGCGTACCAGCCCCGCCGTTGCCGACGAAACGGGATCCAACAGCCCCAATGAACAGCCGGTCATCGGCTTCATCGGGACGGGAATCCGGTACCACACCTATCACGGCCGCGAAGCGTTGAAGTTCGGCTCGTGTGTATCGGGATTGCGGATGTCGACGTGAACGGTTCGGTTGACCTACCATCCGGAAAACCAAACGTTTGGTGATGACGCGCTGGCGAACTCGTTCATCGAACGACCGCAACGGAAGGGATACGAGATCACGGTTTGATCGTGACTTGTTTTTAATGTTTCGGCGGCCGGTGAATCCGATTGGGTTTGCCGGCCTTTTTGTGGATGGTTGGGAAAGGGATTGTGATGGAGGGGCGGACGCTACTATCGCGGAGCGAAAGGCGACGATGGCCGACTATGGCAATTGGCGGATGAACAGATTGCGGAAGGTGATCGGGCTGCCTTCGCTTTCCAAGCACAGGTAACCTTCGCTGGGCTGGCAATCCGAACCGCCGGACACTTCTTCGCCGTTGACCCACAAACGGATCGTGCCATTGACGCCTCGGACGTAGTAACGATTCCACTGGCCGGCGCCCAAAGATCGTTCCTTCGATGGAAACGAACGACTGCCGTTGGGTGACAGCGGCGGGAAGGGCTTCATGGTCGACTTGCCGACCGCGAATACGTCACCGTGGGTCGAAAAGAACGGCGTTTTGCCGCCACCGGTTCGCTGGTGCCACTGGCGTGTGTAATCGTGGTCCAGCATTTGAATTTCGATCCCGCCGTCGGGCAGTTTGCCGGGCGGCAAGTCATCCAAAGCCGACGCGGGAACCCACGCGAACACGCCGCTGTTGCCGGCCGGGCGTTCGTGCCGCCATTCGATCAGCAGTTCAAAGTTCTTATACGTTTTGCGGCTGCGTGTGACTCCGATCGGCGTCCCCGATCCGTGAGCGACCGGGCCGTTCCAGGTCAGCGTCTGGTCATCGCCATTGACACGCACAAAGTCGGCTTCGCCCAGCGGCGTCCAGCCCGGATCGCTGGGAGAGACGACGATCGTGTGCTCCGGTGCATCGGTGTGTGTGGATTCGTCGGCTTGGCATGCAGGCGAAAAGCATGTGGCCATCAGTCCGGCAAACAGTGTGAACAACTTGGCGGATCGAAACGTCGGAAGTTGCATGATCATCATCGTTTCACTCGGAGTGATGGGCGGCGTGTTGTGGGATCGAAGGGGCAAGAAATCTGGGCGGGCGACGGCGGTTCAGAAATCACGAAACGGTCCACGCGGCGGTGCGTCTTGCATCTCGCTTTCCCATTGCCGGTATTTCGCTTGGATGTCAGCCAAGACGTCCGGATATTGCTGGGACAGGTCGTTGGATTCGCCGATGTCATCGGTGATTCGGTACAGCCCGCTCTGGTCCTTGTCCGGCATGTCAACCCACTTCCAATCGTCCACGCGTGCACCGCGGCGATCCTGGCGTTTCCAAAACATCGATTTGCGTGGCGATTCAGTGTCGCCGCGAAGCGTGTCCCACCAATCGAAGCCGTCCAGGGTAACATCGGCCGGAACTTCGGCGT is from Crateriforma conspicua and encodes:
- a CDS encoding SMP-30/gluconolactonase/LRE family protein, which gives rise to MDSWTASPLDIGQDDARRFLPEGPYALASGQLSWVAIQHGDDATIGSLNLCDLVRRENQSFDLPGRPGFAFPRADRSDFVVGCERSLGFFDPATGQWDVMVDGIDSDVDNTIINDGLVVDDNLIFGTKDLEFANRKAGLYLYRGRDGQLVRLRDDQVCSNGKAVYAGQDGSLRLIDIDSPTRQIVGYPIDIDTAILGDPEVLVDLNDDPAVPDGAVLTPGASGIIVSMYLPKAAEYGETRWYDLESGALRGVWRTPQAPQNTCPALVPMEGDVMLVITTAVENMSPEDFAACPNSGLLFVAPTPFKASDYRLPPRFQG
- a CDS encoding class I SAM-dependent methyltransferase; this encodes MNRPPDPADDILAYNRLAWDHQVRKKNRWTTAVSPEEIRRARNDDWQVVLTPEKPVPREWFPDFRANPIEVLCLAGSGGQQAPILAAAGGRVTVLDNSPGQLAQDRLVADREGLSLRLIHGDMADLSVFDDESFDLIFHPCSNTFVSDVLPVWKEAARVMKVGANLLSGIVNPIVYLFDDELMEKGEFKVCHKIPYSDLTGLTSQQRKALIDQQEPFCFGHTLADQLGGQADAGLAITGLFEDGWSDWPLSDFIPTFIATKSTKIGPVK
- a CDS encoding TIM barrel protein, with the protein product MQAPRPTPASRVGKTAIDDLRQTRQVHDMTIKRRHLLASTAVASVGVALCGATGPDHSTASSRSMDMTLEDRRRWLASFSCNIEMWFKDLDFLDRITAAKEVGFDAIEIWNPQKKKLGGGLVSAKKIAERARGEGMKVTSISPGAPSLADTNNLNAFIDWIDLAVELADLFDVHNFNLTGHKIVEGQSVQEMLGTYTRAVEAALGKLEAAGKIATIEPYNPFDHPGHFIYGVEPALSICRAVDSPNLKINWDFFHMQRTDGNLITHLEDGIHQVGYVQLADSPDRFQPGTGEVAYGRVLNRLRDLGYKGYIGAECFPQNQNAMVAASDIAALAESVNLQPPTK
- the lpdA gene encoding dihydrolipoyl dehydrogenase, with amino-acid sequence MNKARHELVVVGGGPAGYVAAIRAAQLGIDVACIDENDRFGGTCVRVGCIPSKALLESSHLYEQSLHHLEQHGVKVGDVTLDLDAMMARKRKIVDTLTGGINMLFKNQGVTPYQGRGRLRDVNSVQVTPTGDGEPTLIEADQILLCPGSVPAKLRSVEEDGDRIGNSTTALSFPSVPKRLVVIGGGYIGLELGSVWNRLGSEVIVLEAMDRILAGLDSELAQLAHRAFKKQGLDFRTKTFVESAKVDGDRCVVTIKDGDSIECDRVLLATGRAPATDDLGLESAGLETDNRGFLSVDENYETSVEGIYATGDCIGGAMLAHKAMEEAVVCVERMAGIKSHMNYDVIPAIVYTHPEIATVGKTEDQLKDEGIEYKKGVCPYGANGRARTLGEAEGRVKILADAATDRVLGAHIIGARAGDMIAEVAAAMEFGASSEDIARTCHAHPTMSEIVHEAALAVDDRPIHTI
- a CDS encoding 3-keto-disaccharide hydrolase, which encodes MQLPTFRSAKLFTLFAGLMATCFSPACQADESTHTDAPEHTIVVSPSDPGWTPLGEADFVRVNGDDQTLTWNGPVAHGSGTPIGVTRSRKTYKNFELLIEWRHERPAGNSGVFAWVPASALDDLPPGKLPDGGIEIQMLDHDYTRQWHQRTGGGKTPFFSTHGDVFAVGKSTMKPFPPLSPNGSRSFPSKERSLGAGQWNRYYVRGVNGTIRLWVNGEEVSGGSDCQPSEGYLCLESEGSPITFRNLFIRQLP